A single window of Xylocopa sonorina isolate GNS202 chromosome 5, iyXylSono1_principal, whole genome shotgun sequence DNA harbors:
- the LOC143423377 gene encoding protein Wnt-6 isoform X4 — protein MEMRLVLVAICLLLVTPIAGSFWTVGNQMVMDPMLICKKTRRLKGKMADICRKEPSLLKEIARGVQVGTRECQYQFRNRRWNCTTIRRSLRKILLRDTRETGFVNAITAAGVTYAVTRACTMGHLVECSCDKTTSKGNRLRKLARTAEMEKTLPNEGDWEWGGCGDNVKFGVRKSRDFMDAPYRKRSDIKTLVKLHNNNAGRLAIRNFMRTECKCHGLSGSCTVRTCWRKMPPFRDVGNRLKESFDGAAKVIPSNDGHSFITEGPTIKPPDRFDLIYSEDSPDFCKPNRKTGSLGTQGRRCNSTSQGVDGCELLCCGRGYDTRIVKEKVNCECRFRWCCEVTCNTCLDKKTINTCR, from the exons ATGGAGATGCGCCTCGTTCTCGTGGCGATCTGCCTCCTTCTCGTCACCCCCATCGCCGGTTCTTTCTG GACCGTTGGAAATCAGATGGTGATGGATCCGATGCTTATCTGCAAAAAGACTAGGAGACTGAAGGGCAAAATGGCGGACATCTGTCGGAAGGAACCGTCGCTGTTGAAGGAAATCGCGAGGGGCGTACAAGTTGGGACGAGAGAGTGCCAGTATCAGTTCCGCAATCGCAGATGGAACTGCACCACGATCAGAAGATCCCTCAGGAAGATTCTGCTGCGCG ACACCAGAGAGACGGGATTCGTGAACGCCATCACCGCGGCAGGAGTCACTTACGCGGTCACCAGAGCTTGCACCATGGGTCACCTCGTCGAGTGCTCTTGCGATAAAACGACCTCGAAAG GCAATCGGCTACGGAAGTTGGCGCGTACCGCCGAAATGGAGAAGACGCTGCCGAACGAGGGCGACTGGGAATGGGGCGGATGCGGGGACAACGTAAAGTTCGGCGTGAGAAAGTCGCGGGACTTTATGGACGCGCCTTATCGAAAGCGCAGCGACATCAAGACCCTGGTGAAGCTGCACAACAACAACGCCGGTCGTCTG GCCATCAGGAACTTTATGAGGACCGAGTGCAAGTGCCACGGGCTGTCCGGCTCGTGCACGGTACGAACGTGCTGGCGGAAAATGCCACCGTTCCGCGACGTCGGGAACAGGCTGAAAGAGTCGTTCGACGGGGCGGCGAAGGTAATACCGAGCAACGACGGGCACAGCTTCATCACCGAGGGGCCGACCATCAAGCCGCCGGACAGATTCGATCTGATTTACAGCGAGGACTCGCCCGACTTCTGCAAGCCGAACAGAAAAACGGGCTCGCTCGGTACACAGGGACGGCGATGCAACTCCACCAGCCAGGGAGTGGACGGGTGCGAGCTGCTCTGCTGCGGCCGTGGCTACGACACGAGGATCGTCAAGGAGAAGGTCAACTGCGAGTGCAGGTTCCGATGGTGTTGCGAGGTCACCTGCAACACTTGCCTTGACAAGAAAACGATCAACACCTGTCGCTAA
- the LOC143423377 gene encoding protein Wnt-6 isoform X3, with product MEMRLVLVAICLLLVTPIAGSFWTVGNQMVMDPMLICKKTRRLKGKMADICRKEPSLLKEIARGVQVGTRECQYQFRNRRWNCTTIRRSLRKILLRDTRETGFVNAITAAGVTYAVTRACTMGHLVECSCDKTTSKAGNRLRKLARTAEMEKTLPNEGDWEWGGCGDNVKFGVRKSRDFMDAPYRKRSDIKTLVKLHNNNAGRLAIRNFMRTECKCHGLSGSCTVRTCWRKMPPFRDVGNRLKESFDGAAKVIPSNDGHSFITEGPTIKPPDRFDLIYSEDSPDFCKPNRKTGSLGTQGRRCNSTSQGVDGCELLCCGRGYDTRIVKEKVNCECRFRWCCEVTCNTCLDKKTINTCR from the exons ATGGAGATGCGCCTCGTTCTCGTGGCGATCTGCCTCCTTCTCGTCACCCCCATCGCCGGTTCTTTCTG GACCGTTGGAAATCAGATGGTGATGGATCCGATGCTTATCTGCAAAAAGACTAGGAGACTGAAGGGCAAAATGGCGGACATCTGTCGGAAGGAACCGTCGCTGTTGAAGGAAATCGCGAGGGGCGTACAAGTTGGGACGAGAGAGTGCCAGTATCAGTTCCGCAATCGCAGATGGAACTGCACCACGATCAGAAGATCCCTCAGGAAGATTCTGCTGCGCG ACACCAGAGAGACGGGATTCGTGAACGCCATCACCGCGGCAGGAGTCACTTACGCGGTCACCAGAGCTTGCACCATGGGTCACCTCGTCGAGTGCTCTTGCGATAAAACGACCTCGAAAG CAGGCAATCGGCTACGGAAGTTGGCGCGTACCGCCGAAATGGAGAAGACGCTGCCGAACGAGGGCGACTGGGAATGGGGCGGATGCGGGGACAACGTAAAGTTCGGCGTGAGAAAGTCGCGGGACTTTATGGACGCGCCTTATCGAAAGCGCAGCGACATCAAGACCCTGGTGAAGCTGCACAACAACAACGCCGGTCGTCTG GCCATCAGGAACTTTATGAGGACCGAGTGCAAGTGCCACGGGCTGTCCGGCTCGTGCACGGTACGAACGTGCTGGCGGAAAATGCCACCGTTCCGCGACGTCGGGAACAGGCTGAAAGAGTCGTTCGACGGGGCGGCGAAGGTAATACCGAGCAACGACGGGCACAGCTTCATCACCGAGGGGCCGACCATCAAGCCGCCGGACAGATTCGATCTGATTTACAGCGAGGACTCGCCCGACTTCTGCAAGCCGAACAGAAAAACGGGCTCGCTCGGTACACAGGGACGGCGATGCAACTCCACCAGCCAGGGAGTGGACGGGTGCGAGCTGCTCTGCTGCGGCCGTGGCTACGACACGAGGATCGTCAAGGAGAAGGTCAACTGCGAGTGCAGGTTCCGATGGTGTTGCGAGGTCACCTGCAACACTTGCCTTGACAAGAAAACGATCAACACCTGTCGCTAA
- the LOC143423377 gene encoding protein Wnt-6 isoform X5 — protein MTVGNQMVMDPMLICKKTRRLKGKMADICRKEPSLLKEIARGVQVGTRECQYQFRNRRWNCTTIRRSLRKILLRDTRETGFVNAITAAGVTYAVTRACTMGHLVECSCDKTTSKAGNRLRKLARTAEMEKTLPNEGDWEWGGCGDNVKFGVRKSRDFMDAPYRKRSDIKTLVKLHNNNAGRLAIRNFMRTECKCHGLSGSCTVRTCWRKMPPFRDVGNRLKESFDGAAKVIPSNDGHSFITEGPTIKPPDRFDLIYSEDSPDFCKPNRKTGSLGTQGRRCNSTSQGVDGCELLCCGRGYDTRIVKEKVNCECRFRWCCEVTCNTCLDKKTINTCR, from the exons AT GACCGTTGGAAATCAGATGGTGATGGATCCGATGCTTATCTGCAAAAAGACTAGGAGACTGAAGGGCAAAATGGCGGACATCTGTCGGAAGGAACCGTCGCTGTTGAAGGAAATCGCGAGGGGCGTACAAGTTGGGACGAGAGAGTGCCAGTATCAGTTCCGCAATCGCAGATGGAACTGCACCACGATCAGAAGATCCCTCAGGAAGATTCTGCTGCGCG ACACCAGAGAGACGGGATTCGTGAACGCCATCACCGCGGCAGGAGTCACTTACGCGGTCACCAGAGCTTGCACCATGGGTCACCTCGTCGAGTGCTCTTGCGATAAAACGACCTCGAAAG CAGGCAATCGGCTACGGAAGTTGGCGCGTACCGCCGAAATGGAGAAGACGCTGCCGAACGAGGGCGACTGGGAATGGGGCGGATGCGGGGACAACGTAAAGTTCGGCGTGAGAAAGTCGCGGGACTTTATGGACGCGCCTTATCGAAAGCGCAGCGACATCAAGACCCTGGTGAAGCTGCACAACAACAACGCCGGTCGTCTG GCCATCAGGAACTTTATGAGGACCGAGTGCAAGTGCCACGGGCTGTCCGGCTCGTGCACGGTACGAACGTGCTGGCGGAAAATGCCACCGTTCCGCGACGTCGGGAACAGGCTGAAAGAGTCGTTCGACGGGGCGGCGAAGGTAATACCGAGCAACGACGGGCACAGCTTCATCACCGAGGGGCCGACCATCAAGCCGCCGGACAGATTCGATCTGATTTACAGCGAGGACTCGCCCGACTTCTGCAAGCCGAACAGAAAAACGGGCTCGCTCGGTACACAGGGACGGCGATGCAACTCCACCAGCCAGGGAGTGGACGGGTGCGAGCTGCTCTGCTGCGGCCGTGGCTACGACACGAGGATCGTCAAGGAGAAGGTCAACTGCGAGTGCAGGTTCCGATGGTGTTGCGAGGTCACCTGCAACACTTGCCTTGACAAGAAAACGATCAACACCTGTCGCTAA
- the LOC143423377 gene encoding protein Wnt-6 isoform X1, protein MTLRRERSTGFFYERPGSAGRGFHGASAQRTVGNQMVMDPMLICKKTRRLKGKMADICRKEPSLLKEIARGVQVGTRECQYQFRNRRWNCTTIRRSLRKILLRDTRETGFVNAITAAGVTYAVTRACTMGHLVECSCDKTTSKAGNRLRKLARTAEMEKTLPNEGDWEWGGCGDNVKFGVRKSRDFMDAPYRKRSDIKTLVKLHNNNAGRLAIRNFMRTECKCHGLSGSCTVRTCWRKMPPFRDVGNRLKESFDGAAKVIPSNDGHSFITEGPTIKPPDRFDLIYSEDSPDFCKPNRKTGSLGTQGRRCNSTSQGVDGCELLCCGRGYDTRIVKEKVNCECRFRWCCEVTCNTCLDKKTINTCR, encoded by the exons GACCGTTGGAAATCAGATGGTGATGGATCCGATGCTTATCTGCAAAAAGACTAGGAGACTGAAGGGCAAAATGGCGGACATCTGTCGGAAGGAACCGTCGCTGTTGAAGGAAATCGCGAGGGGCGTACAAGTTGGGACGAGAGAGTGCCAGTATCAGTTCCGCAATCGCAGATGGAACTGCACCACGATCAGAAGATCCCTCAGGAAGATTCTGCTGCGCG ACACCAGAGAGACGGGATTCGTGAACGCCATCACCGCGGCAGGAGTCACTTACGCGGTCACCAGAGCTTGCACCATGGGTCACCTCGTCGAGTGCTCTTGCGATAAAACGACCTCGAAAG CAGGCAATCGGCTACGGAAGTTGGCGCGTACCGCCGAAATGGAGAAGACGCTGCCGAACGAGGGCGACTGGGAATGGGGCGGATGCGGGGACAACGTAAAGTTCGGCGTGAGAAAGTCGCGGGACTTTATGGACGCGCCTTATCGAAAGCGCAGCGACATCAAGACCCTGGTGAAGCTGCACAACAACAACGCCGGTCGTCTG GCCATCAGGAACTTTATGAGGACCGAGTGCAAGTGCCACGGGCTGTCCGGCTCGTGCACGGTACGAACGTGCTGGCGGAAAATGCCACCGTTCCGCGACGTCGGGAACAGGCTGAAAGAGTCGTTCGACGGGGCGGCGAAGGTAATACCGAGCAACGACGGGCACAGCTTCATCACCGAGGGGCCGACCATCAAGCCGCCGGACAGATTCGATCTGATTTACAGCGAGGACTCGCCCGACTTCTGCAAGCCGAACAGAAAAACGGGCTCGCTCGGTACACAGGGACGGCGATGCAACTCCACCAGCCAGGGAGTGGACGGGTGCGAGCTGCTCTGCTGCGGCCGTGGCTACGACACGAGGATCGTCAAGGAGAAGGTCAACTGCGAGTGCAGGTTCCGATGGTGTTGCGAGGTCACCTGCAACACTTGCCTTGACAAGAAAACGATCAACACCTGTCGCTAA
- the LOC143423377 gene encoding protein Wnt-6 isoform X2 produces MTLRRERSTGFFYERPGSAGRGFHGASAQRTVGNQMVMDPMLICKKTRRLKGKMADICRKEPSLLKEIARGVQVGTRECQYQFRNRRWNCTTIRRSLRKILLRDTRETGFVNAITAAGVTYAVTRACTMGHLVECSCDKTTSKGNRLRKLARTAEMEKTLPNEGDWEWGGCGDNVKFGVRKSRDFMDAPYRKRSDIKTLVKLHNNNAGRLAIRNFMRTECKCHGLSGSCTVRTCWRKMPPFRDVGNRLKESFDGAAKVIPSNDGHSFITEGPTIKPPDRFDLIYSEDSPDFCKPNRKTGSLGTQGRRCNSTSQGVDGCELLCCGRGYDTRIVKEKVNCECRFRWCCEVTCNTCLDKKTINTCR; encoded by the exons GACCGTTGGAAATCAGATGGTGATGGATCCGATGCTTATCTGCAAAAAGACTAGGAGACTGAAGGGCAAAATGGCGGACATCTGTCGGAAGGAACCGTCGCTGTTGAAGGAAATCGCGAGGGGCGTACAAGTTGGGACGAGAGAGTGCCAGTATCAGTTCCGCAATCGCAGATGGAACTGCACCACGATCAGAAGATCCCTCAGGAAGATTCTGCTGCGCG ACACCAGAGAGACGGGATTCGTGAACGCCATCACCGCGGCAGGAGTCACTTACGCGGTCACCAGAGCTTGCACCATGGGTCACCTCGTCGAGTGCTCTTGCGATAAAACGACCTCGAAAG GCAATCGGCTACGGAAGTTGGCGCGTACCGCCGAAATGGAGAAGACGCTGCCGAACGAGGGCGACTGGGAATGGGGCGGATGCGGGGACAACGTAAAGTTCGGCGTGAGAAAGTCGCGGGACTTTATGGACGCGCCTTATCGAAAGCGCAGCGACATCAAGACCCTGGTGAAGCTGCACAACAACAACGCCGGTCGTCTG GCCATCAGGAACTTTATGAGGACCGAGTGCAAGTGCCACGGGCTGTCCGGCTCGTGCACGGTACGAACGTGCTGGCGGAAAATGCCACCGTTCCGCGACGTCGGGAACAGGCTGAAAGAGTCGTTCGACGGGGCGGCGAAGGTAATACCGAGCAACGACGGGCACAGCTTCATCACCGAGGGGCCGACCATCAAGCCGCCGGACAGATTCGATCTGATTTACAGCGAGGACTCGCCCGACTTCTGCAAGCCGAACAGAAAAACGGGCTCGCTCGGTACACAGGGACGGCGATGCAACTCCACCAGCCAGGGAGTGGACGGGTGCGAGCTGCTCTGCTGCGGCCGTGGCTACGACACGAGGATCGTCAAGGAGAAGGTCAACTGCGAGTGCAGGTTCCGATGGTGTTGCGAGGTCACCTGCAACACTTGCCTTGACAAGAAAACGATCAACACCTGTCGCTAA
- the LOC143423377 gene encoding protein Wnt-6 isoform X6 yields the protein MVMDPMLICKKTRRLKGKMADICRKEPSLLKEIARGVQVGTRECQYQFRNRRWNCTTIRRSLRKILLRDTRETGFVNAITAAGVTYAVTRACTMGHLVECSCDKTTSKAGNRLRKLARTAEMEKTLPNEGDWEWGGCGDNVKFGVRKSRDFMDAPYRKRSDIKTLVKLHNNNAGRLAIRNFMRTECKCHGLSGSCTVRTCWRKMPPFRDVGNRLKESFDGAAKVIPSNDGHSFITEGPTIKPPDRFDLIYSEDSPDFCKPNRKTGSLGTQGRRCNSTSQGVDGCELLCCGRGYDTRIVKEKVNCECRFRWCCEVTCNTCLDKKTINTCR from the exons ATGGTGATGGATCCGATGCTTATCTGCAAAAAGACTAGGAGACTGAAGGGCAAAATGGCGGACATCTGTCGGAAGGAACCGTCGCTGTTGAAGGAAATCGCGAGGGGCGTACAAGTTGGGACGAGAGAGTGCCAGTATCAGTTCCGCAATCGCAGATGGAACTGCACCACGATCAGAAGATCCCTCAGGAAGATTCTGCTGCGCG ACACCAGAGAGACGGGATTCGTGAACGCCATCACCGCGGCAGGAGTCACTTACGCGGTCACCAGAGCTTGCACCATGGGTCACCTCGTCGAGTGCTCTTGCGATAAAACGACCTCGAAAG CAGGCAATCGGCTACGGAAGTTGGCGCGTACCGCCGAAATGGAGAAGACGCTGCCGAACGAGGGCGACTGGGAATGGGGCGGATGCGGGGACAACGTAAAGTTCGGCGTGAGAAAGTCGCGGGACTTTATGGACGCGCCTTATCGAAAGCGCAGCGACATCAAGACCCTGGTGAAGCTGCACAACAACAACGCCGGTCGTCTG GCCATCAGGAACTTTATGAGGACCGAGTGCAAGTGCCACGGGCTGTCCGGCTCGTGCACGGTACGAACGTGCTGGCGGAAAATGCCACCGTTCCGCGACGTCGGGAACAGGCTGAAAGAGTCGTTCGACGGGGCGGCGAAGGTAATACCGAGCAACGACGGGCACAGCTTCATCACCGAGGGGCCGACCATCAAGCCGCCGGACAGATTCGATCTGATTTACAGCGAGGACTCGCCCGACTTCTGCAAGCCGAACAGAAAAACGGGCTCGCTCGGTACACAGGGACGGCGATGCAACTCCACCAGCCAGGGAGTGGACGGGTGCGAGCTGCTCTGCTGCGGCCGTGGCTACGACACGAGGATCGTCAAGGAGAAGGTCAACTGCGAGTGCAGGTTCCGATGGTGTTGCGAGGTCACCTGCAACACTTGCCTTGACAAGAAAACGATCAACACCTGTCGCTAA